In one window of Ruminococcus albus AD2013 DNA:
- a CDS encoding membrane protein → MADKYSIDDILSEYSNKHKTNNRPKADDPDNFDISFSKPENKNPAAVIPDIRSDRTAGKDHDVPDNTSSEKSADDAVIKKAVASSQRSDDLLMSDDLLDNASPIDEDLAMRNARKISKLSEKNVNIDKNGELSAEPVRRTSVKDIKFGLEGKIIPQSKYLDDISDEENTMDNATVDDYDSRSAELERHRKSKVESFVLDSMDDDEAAEIGKHKKISYGQKEFENYDEAPKVLNDILQIKSNLFLRLCVLLFTGLSSLLITVANDLEFPVIRIFDRSVSPSAFLFSNTIMGLLALGVSYSVMTAGLKNMFLRKPDNDSIAAVGIFVSVIAGIATLFEPDSVRDGYYHVYVSAAIMGLIFNTLGKMMTVQRTEKNFRYIAGDFERYAVKSVDGSTAVNLGRGAVPVNANMAAMRKTSFIEDFIKNSYAPDVSDRFAKYSAPIILIAGLLTGLLSFICDKHAGSSVDKIYVALAAFSGTVTMCSSLSLILAVNLPISKATNKYLQYSSVILGYSAVEEFSDTNSVMVDAVHLFPKESVDLINLKLLSTEPLDECILLASSLVFRSDSVLKNSFYKILKGKLDMLYPVESYIYEDERGLSGWIDNKRVLLGTRQHMEDHSIDGLPPVSKEAEYGKGNVILYLSISGVICTMFVLKITPSISVTKWMQALEKEGVVTVVRNVDGFLTQEFLESLFDLDNGSIKMLPFRYHKEYENEVGFNERESSPMMCSGSFPSFAMLITGVKKIRSAAQLGIAIQVGSVALGAAICLISMLLGTFAQITPTLIIVYHLVFAGIMLAMLGSKKI, encoded by the coding sequence TTGGCTGATAAATATTCCATCGACGATATTTTGTCGGAATACAGCAATAAACACAAAACAAATAACAGACCCAAGGCTGATGATCCTGATAACTTCGATATAAGCTTCTCAAAGCCTGAGAATAAAAATCCTGCCGCTGTTATCCCGGATATTCGTTCCGATAGAACAGCTGGAAAGGATCATGATGTCCCTGATAATACATCTTCCGAAAAAAGTGCTGACGATGCAGTCATCAAAAAAGCTGTGGCATCATCTCAAAGAAGTGACGACCTTTTAATGTCAGACGATCTTCTTGATAATGCTAGTCCTATAGATGAAGACCTGGCAATGAGGAATGCGAGAAAGATCAGCAAGCTTTCGGAAAAGAATGTAAATATCGATAAAAATGGTGAGCTGTCTGCTGAACCGGTAAGGCGTACAAGCGTTAAGGATATTAAGTTTGGTCTCGAAGGAAAGATCATTCCTCAAAGCAAATACCTTGATGATATTTCCGATGAAGAAAATACTATGGATAACGCGACCGTAGACGATTATGACAGCCGTTCGGCAGAACTGGAAAGGCACAGGAAGTCGAAAGTAGAAAGCTTTGTACTTGACAGTATGGACGATGACGAAGCTGCTGAGATCGGCAAACATAAAAAGATATCTTATGGTCAGAAAGAGTTTGAAAACTACGATGAGGCACCTAAAGTCCTGAACGATATACTTCAGATAAAAAGCAATCTGTTTCTCAGATTGTGCGTGCTTCTGTTTACAGGTCTTTCAAGTTTGCTTATAACCGTTGCAAATGATCTGGAATTTCCTGTTATAAGAATATTTGACAGGTCGGTATCACCATCAGCGTTCCTGTTTTCAAATACGATAATGGGTCTGCTGGCACTTGGAGTTTCTTATTCGGTCATGACTGCAGGTCTGAAAAATATGTTCCTGAGAAAGCCGGATAATGATTCGATCGCAGCAGTAGGGATATTTGTTTCTGTCATCGCGGGGATAGCAACTCTGTTTGAACCCGATTCTGTACGCGACGGCTATTACCATGTATATGTTTCGGCTGCTATCATGGGTCTGATATTCAATACTCTCGGCAAAATGATGACTGTACAGCGTACAGAAAAGAATTTCAGATACATCGCAGGTGATTTCGAAAGATACGCTGTTAAAAGCGTTGACGGAAGCACTGCTGTGAATCTCGGCAGGGGAGCTGTGCCTGTGAACGCCAATATGGCTGCTATGCGCAAGACGAGCTTTATCGAGGATTTCATAAAAAACAGCTATGCCCCCGATGTGTCAGACAGATTTGCAAAATACTCTGCACCTATAATACTTATTGCAGGACTTTTAACGGGTCTTCTCTCTTTTATCTGTGACAAGCACGCAGGTTCAAGCGTAGATAAAATTTATGTGGCTCTTGCTGCTTTTTCGGGAACTGTAACAATGTGTTCTTCGCTATCGCTGATACTGGCTGTTAATTTACCGATAAGCAAGGCAACCAACAAATATCTGCAGTATTCTTCGGTAATACTTGGTTACAGCGCCGTTGAGGAATTTTCTGATACAAATTCTGTAATGGTAGATGCAGTTCATCTTTTCCCGAAGGAAAGCGTTGATCTTATAAATCTTAAACTTCTTTCCACCGAACCGCTGGATGAATGTATACTTTTGGCTTCAAGCCTGGTTTTTCGTTCGGACAGTGTTCTTAAGAATTCGTTCTATAAAATACTCAAAGGCAAGCTTGATATGCTTTATCCCGTAGAAAGCTATATCTATGAGGACGAAAGAGGGTTATCGGGCTGGATAGATAATAAAAGAGTACTTCTCGGCACAAGACAGCATATGGAAGATCATTCAATTGACGGTCTGCCACCTGTTTCAAAAGAAGCTGAATACGGTAAGGGCAATGTGATACTTTATCTGTCCATATCCGGTGTGATATGTACAATGTTTGTTCTGAAAATCACACCATCTATTTCAGTTACAAAATGGATGCAGGCACTTGAAAAAGAAGGTGTTGTCACCGTTGTCAGAAATGTGGACGGCTTCCTCACACAAGAGTTTCTTGAAAGTCTTTTTGACCTCGACAACGGTTCTATAAAGATGCTACCTTTCAGGTATCACAAGGAATATGAAAACGAAGTCGGATTCAACGAGCGTGAATCTTCGCCGATGATGTGCAGCGGAAGTTTTCCGTCATTTGCCATGTTGATAACCGGGGTAAAGAAGATAAGATCTGCGGCTCAGCTTGGTATCGCAATTCAGGTCGGCTCAGTGGCACTTGGAGCTGCTATATGCCTTATCTCGATGCTTCTTGGTACATTCGCGCAGATAACACCAACACTGATAATCGTTTATCATCTGGTATTTGCGGGTATAATGCTTGCGATGCTTGGAAGCAAAAAAATCTGA
- the rlmB gene encoding 23S rRNA (guanosine(2251)-2'-O)-methyltransferase RlmB, translated as MNKDRNNTTENKRDEELILGRNPVIEALKADKLIDMIFVNPEAKGSISLILKLAKERDIPVKQVREVKLDYMAGGAAHQGVIAVGACAEYVEVEDILAIAEKKGEDPFIIICDEIEDPHNLGAIIRTAEAAGAHGIIIPKRRSASLNHTVFKTSAGAASWLPVARVPNLAAAVDELKKQGIWIYGTDGAGENYSGADLRGPIGLVVGSEGFGMGRLMKEKCDMLLSLPMAGKITSLNASVAAGIFMYEIVRQRAIK; from the coding sequence ATGAATAAAGACAGAAATAACACTACCGAAAATAAGCGTGACGAAGAGCTTATCCTTGGAAGAAATCCCGTTATCGAGGCACTGAAAGCCGATAAGCTTATTGATATGATCTTCGTGAATCCGGAAGCTAAAGGTTCAATATCGCTGATACTGAAACTTGCCAAGGAAAGGGATATACCCGTAAAGCAGGTCAGGGAAGTCAAGCTCGATTACATGGCAGGCGGTGCGGCACATCAGGGCGTTATAGCTGTGGGTGCCTGTGCTGAGTATGTGGAAGTCGAGGATATTCTCGCTATCGCTGAAAAGAAGGGTGAAGATCCTTTCATAATAATATGTGACGAGATCGAAGATCCGCATAATCTCGGTGCTATAATACGTACAGCCGAGGCTGCGGGCGCTCATGGTATAATCATACCTAAGAGAAGAAGCGCTTCGCTGAACCATACGGTATTCAAGACTTCTGCAGGTGCAGCAAGCTGGCTGCCTGTTGCAAGAGTACCAAATCTTGCTGCGGCAGTTGATGAACTGAAAAAACAAGGCATTTGGATCTATGGAACAGACGGTGCAGGTGAAAACTATTCCGGTGCTGATCTTCGCGGTCCTATCGGGCTTGTTGTAGGTTCTGAGGGCTTCGGCATGGGAAGACTTATGAAAGAAAAATGCGATATGCTTCTCAGCCTGCCGATGGCGGGCAAGATAACCTCGCTTAACGCTTCTGTTGCCGCGGGAATCTTTATGTATGAGATAGTGCGCCAACGCGCCATCAAGTAG
- a CDS encoding DUF6062 family protein: MRESILTIPVTEIFEPKCGCPICRLRDTLEQRTIDYIMGAAMMEPDVRIETNKQGFCKTHFEQMRACKNRLSLALMLSTHLQSLQKNVLKRQSIFEGKSAKQKRVSAVNNDCFVCNKIEWGMSRIMVTLFELYEQESEFRQLFAEQEMLCLPHYDMLVSACEDKMSKKIQAGFKEACASLTEKYLAELEKDVTHYCNMYDYRNNGSDADWGNSKDSIERAIKFLTTR; the protein is encoded by the coding sequence ATGAGAGAAAGTATACTTACCATACCCGTTACCGAAATATTCGAGCCGAAATGCGGCTGTCCGATATGCAGACTGCGCGATACTCTTGAACAGCGAACCATAGACTATATCATGGGTGCCGCCATGATGGAGCCCGATGTACGTATAGAAACTAATAAACAGGGCTTCTGCAAAACTCATTTCGAGCAGATGCGTGCCTGCAAGAACCGTCTTTCACTGGCGCTTATGCTGTCAACACATTTACAGTCACTCCAGAAGAATGTCCTTAAAAGGCAGAGCATCTTCGAGGGAAAGTCAGCCAAGCAGAAGCGTGTTTCCGCAGTGAATAACGATTGTTTCGTCTGCAATAAGATAGAGTGGGGAATGTCTCGGATAATGGTTACACTTTTCGAACTCTACGAACAGGAAAGCGAATTCCGTCAGCTGTTTGCCGAGCAGGAAATGCTTTGTCTGCCACATTATGATATGCTTGTCTCCGCCTGCGAGGATAAGATGAGCAAGAAGATACAGGCTGGTTTCAAGGAAGCCTGTGCTTCTCTGACAGAAAAATATCTGGCTGAACTTGAAAAAGATGTCACCCATTACTGCAATATGTACGACTACCGTAACAACGGAAGTGATGCCGACTGGGGCAATTCCAAGGATTCAATCGAGAGAGCGATAAAGTTTCTGACAACACGATAA
- a CDS encoding Imm1 family immunity protein — translation MYFNEICKCLIKGEAMRISYEKGDITLSDINEVISLILSLSEKGMAEIWISEDSTDYPALAVLVNRRYACLNYFGDDDGDMYMSRCDENIEVTFNPGGIEWTAPADAVVSIEIAFACIRQFCENYKLPDCIEWQYGV, via the coding sequence ATGTATTTTAATGAAATTTGCAAGTGTCTTATAAAAGGTGAAGCTATGCGCATTAGTTACGAAAAAGGTGACATCACTCTCTCCGATATCAATGAAGTTATCTCGCTGATATTAAGTCTTTCCGAAAAAGGAATGGCTGAGATATGGATAAGCGAAGATAGTACAGATTATCCTGCCCTTGCCGTGCTCGTCAACCGCAGATATGCCTGTCTGAACTATTTCGGGGATGATGATGGCGATATGTATATGTCACGCTGTGATGAAAACATCGAAGTCACATTTAACCCCGGCGGTATCGAATGGACAGCCCCTGCGGACGCTGTTGTTTCAATTGAAATCGCTTTTGCTTGCATAAGACAATTCTGCGAAAACTATAAACTGCCCGACTGTATAGAATGGCAGTACGGAGTGTGA
- a CDS encoding DNA-3-methyladenine glycosylase family protein, which translates to MDYKIDGKDILLCQADFDLDQTLDCGQAFRWEKTDENTYSGAFLNKKLVISCENGADVFKLHDTTEEDFLSLWADYFDLSTDYSELKRRFSEDETLSKACRYASGIRILRQDSWEALSSFIISQNNNIPRIKGIIGRLCEHCGGYPAWQELTEETEESLAYLRAGFRAKYLVDAVQKIRSGTIDLEKIRSMDIECARKLLQTIKGVGPKVAECALLFGFYRTEAFPIDVWVKRVMANWYPNGLPECTKGYEGIAQQYLFHYIRTSEEAAASLK; encoded by the coding sequence ATGGACTACAAAATAGACGGCAAAGATATACTGCTCTGTCAGGCTGATTTTGATCTTGACCAGACCCTTGACTGCGGTCAGGCGTTCAGGTGGGAAAAGACTGACGAAAACACCTACAGTGGAGCATTTTTAAATAAGAAACTGGTTATTAGCTGTGAGAACGGCGCTGATGTTTTCAAGCTTCACGATACCACCGAGGAAGACTTTCTTTCTTTATGGGCAGATTATTTCGATCTTTCCACTGATTACAGTGAACTTAAAAGGCGTTTTTCCGAGGACGAGACCCTCTCCAAAGCCTGCAGATACGCAAGCGGTATACGAATACTCCGTCAGGACAGCTGGGAGGCGCTTTCCTCTTTCATAATCAGCCAGAATAATAATATCCCCCGCATAAAAGGGATAATAGGACGGCTTTGCGAACACTGCGGCGGCTATCCCGCATGGCAGGAACTCACCGAGGAGACCGAGGAGAGCCTTGCTTATCTCCGTGCGGGATTCAGGGCAAAATACCTTGTTGACGCAGTGCAGAAGATACGAAGCGGTACCATAGACCTCGAAAAGATACGAAGTATGGATATCGAATGTGCTCGTAAACTTTTGCAGACCATCAAAGGCGTAGGCCCCAAGGTTGCCGAATGTGCACTGCTCTTCGGATTTTATCGTACAGAAGCTTTTCCGATAGATGTATGGGTCAAACGAGTTATGGCAAACTGGTATCCCAATGGTCTCCCTGAATGTACAAAAGGATACGAGGGCATAGCGCAGCAGTATCTTTTCCATTATATAAGAACTTCTGAGGAAGCAGCTGCTTCACTGAAATAA
- a CDS encoding PrsW family glutamic-type intramembrane protease, translating into MTLALIGIALIPTIIIFSAVLKKTPTVKKEPFKRVTKVFIKSALSTIIAAILEVIGAVIVAVAYSSDADKIASMSGFFILCLFVIGPSEEACKYFTFKRNIFNDRQFDHTYDGIVYGAAAALGFATLENVLYVLQYGALTGLFRAVLSVPLHAFTGILMGYNFGISKYIKYNNLINAVNNKNPQRRAFLISVVVHGMFDFLLFATKATDAPENFEYVAIAGVIGIMIFVYVLMFKTINKASKQDLIIYGEYYYQHLNGQLQDMVGKTNEKGAVFVATETIPNYTTNTNGYQPNAMSGQPVAWQYGQQANNNYQQPGGYPYGNTQNGQYGYQPHNTYQQPNNVNPYSNGQYRYPTQNTYQPQQNTYQPQQNGTYGQSYDPVRPMYTPTQAQPQPAETIKFCTECGNRLTTDSKFCPVCGNRI; encoded by the coding sequence TTGACATTAGCTCTTATTGGTATCGCATTGATACCTACCATAATTATTTTTTCTGCGGTGCTGAAAAAGACACCGACTGTAAAAAAAGAACCCTTTAAAAGAGTTACTAAAGTATTCATTAAGAGTGCACTATCAACTATAATCGCTGCAATATTAGAAGTTATTGGTGCGGTTATAGTGGCTGTTGCATATAGTTCCGACGCAGATAAAATAGCAAGTATGTCCGGATTTTTTATACTTTGCCTGTTCGTTATCGGTCCATCAGAGGAAGCCTGCAAATATTTCACATTCAAGCGAAATATCTTTAATGACAGACAGTTTGATCATACCTATGACGGCATAGTTTATGGCGCAGCCGCAGCTCTTGGTTTTGCTACCCTGGAGAATGTACTTTATGTATTGCAGTATGGTGCTCTGACAGGGCTTTTCAGGGCGGTACTTTCAGTTCCTCTCCATGCGTTCACAGGAATTTTAATGGGTTACAATTTCGGTATCTCTAAATACATAAAGTACAATAATCTAATAAATGCAGTAAATAATAAAAATCCTCAGCGGCGCGCATTTCTTATTTCGGTCGTAGTACATGGTATGTTCGACTTCCTTCTGTTTGCAACCAAAGCAACTGATGCTCCCGAAAACTTCGAATATGTAGCTATCGCAGGAGTTATCGGTATTATGATATTTGTATATGTGCTGATGTTTAAGACCATCAATAAAGCAAGCAAACAGGATCTCATCATATACGGTGAATATTACTACCAGCACCTGAACGGTCAGTTGCAGGATATGGTCGGAAAAACGAATGAGAAAGGTGCCGTATTTGTAGCCACAGAAACTATACCAAACTATACCACAAATACGAATGGATACCAACCGAATGCGATGTCAGGTCAGCCTGTTGCATGGCAGTACGGTCAGCAGGCAAACAATAATTATCAGCAGCCGGGAGGTTATCCTTACGGAAACACACAGAACGGTCAGTACGGCTATCAGCCGCACAACACCTATCAGCAGCCTAATAACGTCAATCCTTACAGTAACGGACAGTACAGATATCCTACTCAAAATACATATCAACCTCAGCAAAATACATATCAGCCCCAGCAAAACGGTACCTACGGACAGTCATATGATCCAGTCCGCCCGATGTACACACCGACACAGGCTCAACCTCAGCCCGCTGAAACGATAAAATTCTGTACCGAGTGTGGAAACAGGCTGACTACGGATTCAAAATTTTGTCCCGTCTGCGGAAACAGAATATAA
- the aspS gene encoding aspartate--tRNA(Asn) ligase yields the protein MNRTYIKDVKEHLGETIKVQGFVENYRNARAMAFIVVKDITGKLQVTVEKEKHPELNEKLDSLTGDSVVTIIGQVFENDYVKLGGLEMIPEDIIPESIADAIPIARKEIPATKKKKAVERSSIDQRIDYRWIDLRTDENQLMFKAQTVMVNAMRNFLLGENFIEIHTPKLIGAASESGSSVFEVKYFDRNAYLAQSPQFYKQMAMASGFERIFEVGPVFRAEKSYTSKHTTEFTGFDLEFSYINDYRDVMAMEEQLLKAGLSAVKEKYGDEIKELFGQDIIVPETPFPVVKLADLYKALEEEFGYKVPEEEKGDLTTDAEKLSYEWVKKHYNHEFLFVTDFDAEKRAFYHMRDEKGVPMGYDLIWRGVEITTGAQREHRYEVLKKQAAEKGLDEDVKFYLEFFKYGCPPHGGFGIGVDRLTMLLLGLHIKEAMFIFRGPNRLNP from the coding sequence ATGAACAGAACATACATAAAAGACGTTAAAGAGCATCTTGGCGAGACCATAAAGGTCCAGGGCTTTGTTGAGAATTACAGAAATGCCCGTGCTATGGCTTTTATCGTCGTTAAGGACATTACAGGCAAATTACAGGTAACTGTTGAAAAGGAGAAGCACCCCGAGCTCAATGAAAAGCTCGATTCACTGACAGGCGATTCCGTTGTTACCATTATCGGTCAGGTATTCGAGAATGACTACGTAAAACTGGGCGGTCTGGAAATGATACCCGAGGATATAATCCCCGAAAGCATCGCTGACGCTATCCCAATAGCAAGAAAAGAGATCCCTGCTACAAAGAAGAAAAAGGCTGTTGAACGTTCAAGCATCGATCAGCGTATCGACTACCGTTGGATAGACTTGCGTACCGATGAGAACCAGCTGATGTTCAAGGCACAGACCGTTATGGTAAATGCAATGAGAAATTTCCTGCTGGGCGAGAATTTCATCGAGATACACACCCCAAAGCTGATAGGTGCTGCTTCCGAGAGCGGTTCCAGCGTATTTGAGGTAAAATACTTCGACAGAAACGCATACCTTGCACAGAGCCCTCAGTTCTACAAGCAGATGGCAATGGCAAGCGGCTTTGAGCGTATCTTTGAGGTAGGACCTGTGTTCAGAGCTGAAAAGAGCTACACAAGTAAGCACACAACCGAGTTCACAGGTTTCGATCTTGAATTCAGCTACATCAACGATTACAGAGATGTTATGGCTATGGAGGAGCAGCTCCTCAAGGCAGGTCTTTCCGCTGTTAAGGAAAAGTACGGCGATGAGATCAAGGAACTCTTCGGTCAGGATATAATCGTTCCCGAAACTCCCTTCCCTGTTGTAAAGCTTGCAGACCTTTACAAGGCGCTCGAAGAAGAGTTCGGCTACAAGGTACCCGAGGAAGAAAAGGGCGACCTCACCACCGACGCTGAAAAGCTCAGCTATGAGTGGGTCAAGAAGCACTACAACCACGAGTTCCTCTTTGTTACCGATTTTGATGCAGAGAAGCGTGCGTTCTATCATATGAGAGATGAAAAGGGCGTTCCTATGGGCTACGACCTCATCTGGAGAGGTGTCGAGATCACCACCGGCGCACAGCGTGAGCACAGATATGAAGTTCTTAAGAAGCAGGCTGCAGAAAAGGGTCTGGATGAGGATGTTAAGTTCTATCTTGAGTTCTTCAAGTATGGCTGTCCTCCTCACGGCGGTTTTGGTATCGGCGTTGACAGACTGACTATGCTGCTCCTTGGTCTGCACATCAAGGAAGCTATGTTCATCTTCCGCGGTCCTAACAGACTGAATCCATAG
- a CDS encoding metallophosphoesterase family protein, producing the protein MILVTGDIHGCTDIGKLSAKANLVQKLMTKEDFLIIAGDFGLVWNNDAEDLWWRKWLDMKPYTTLFIDGNHENFDLLETFEEVEYCGGKAHRIGNSIYHLKRGEMFELQGKKFFTMGGAESHDKEFRELGTSIWEQELPSDEEYVHALATLEKNDWKTDYVLTHCAPSSIQHEIAVKLGLKNEYPDNKLNAFLEDIGKKIDYKAWFSGHYHTDMTSEIEPRFNVLFNKIVKI; encoded by the coding sequence ATGATACTTGTTACGGGTGATATCCATGGGTGCACGGATATTGGCAAGCTTTCCGCAAAGGCAAACCTTGTCCAGAAACTGATGACTAAGGAGGATTTTCTTATCATCGCGGGGGATTTTGGTCTGGTCTGGAATAACGATGCGGAAGATCTCTGGTGGCGGAAATGGCTGGATATGAAGCCATATACCACCCTTTTCATCGACGGCAATCACGAGAATTTCGATTTGCTTGAAACCTTTGAAGAAGTGGAATACTGCGGCGGAAAAGCTCACAGGATCGGGAACAGCATCTATCATCTGAAGCGGGGCGAAATGTTTGAATTGCAGGGAAAGAAATTTTTCACCATGGGTGGCGCTGAATCTCACGATAAGGAGTTCCGTGAATTAGGTACATCAATATGGGAGCAGGAGCTTCCCAGTGATGAAGAGTATGTTCACGCTCTGGCTACTCTTGAAAAAAATGATTGGAAAACAGACTATGTCCTGACCCATTGCGCACCCTCATCTATACAGCATGAGATAGCAGTGAAACTAGGTCTGAAGAACGAATATCCCGACAACAAGCTCAATGCATTTCTTGAAGATATAGGCAAAAAAATTGATTACAAGGCATGGTTCTCGGGACATTATCACACGGATATGACAAGTGAGATCGAACCAAGGTTCAACGTGCTTTTTAATAAAATAGTTAAGATCTGA
- a CDS encoding exodeoxyribonuclease III has product MKFISWNVNGFRACLQKGFGDFFTAADADIFCMQETKMQPDQADFSPEGYHKYFHSAIKKGYSGTAVYTKKEPFDVKFGLNGTHTDEGRVITCEYEDFYFVCCYVPNAQNELKRIDYRMEFEDDMRAYLSELDKKKPVVYCGDLNVAHEEIDLKNPKSNAGNAGFSDQERGKFTELLAAGFADTFRRLYPDVTGAYSWWSYRFNARKNNAGWRIDYFVVSERLMDKVKDSKILKDIEGSDHCPVELDIEF; this is encoded by the coding sequence ATGAAATTTATATCATGGAACGTTAATGGATTCAGGGCTTGCCTGCAAAAGGGTTTCGGTGATTTTTTCACCGCTGCGGATGCTGATATCTTCTGTATGCAGGAGACTAAGATGCAGCCCGATCAGGCTGATTTTTCGCCCGAGGGGTATCATAAGTATTTCCATAGCGCGATCAAGAAAGGTTATTCGGGTACGGCGGTTTATACAAAGAAAGAACCGTTCGATGTTAAATTCGGGTTGAACGGCACTCATACAGATGAGGGCAGGGTTATCACCTGTGAATATGAGGATTTTTATTTTGTGTGCTGTTATGTACCGAATGCGCAGAACGAACTGAAGCGTATCGACTATCGTATGGAATTTGAGGACGATATGCGAGCCTATCTTTCGGAACTTGACAAGAAAAAACCTGTGGTATACTGCGGAGATCTCAATGTTGCTCACGAGGAGATAGACCTTAAAAATCCAAAGAGCAATGCGGGCAATGCAGGTTTCTCGGATCAGGAGCGCGGCAAATTCACGGAGCTTCTTGCGGCGGGATTTGCTGATACTTTCCGCAGACTTTATCCCGATGTTACGGGAGCTTATTCATGGTGGTCCTACAGGTTCAATGCGAGAAAGAACAACGCGGGGTGGCGTATCGACTATTTTGTAGTTTCAGAAAGGCTTATGGACAAGGTCAAGGATTCAAAGATACTAAAAGATATAGAAGGCAGCGATCATTGTCCTGTTGAATTGGATATAGAGTTTTAA
- the nrdG gene encoding anaerobic ribonucleoside-triphosphate reductase activating protein encodes MEIRIAGLAEESIVDGPGFRFTVFTQGCPHHCKGCQNPQTHDFEGGMIDDTDRIFDMIIKDPLLDGVTFSGGEPFCQCSALLSLAEKIRGFKERRLNIISYTGYTFEQLIERGKTEPDCKALLEKLDYLVDGRFEEEKRSLELKFRGSSNQRFIDVQRSLKEGKAVEVDDSLL; translated from the coding sequence ATGGAGATCAGGATAGCCGGTCTGGCTGAGGAATCTATAGTTGACGGACCGGGTTTCAGGTTCACTGTGTTTACCCAGGGCTGCCCTCATCACTGCAAAGGCTGCCAGAACCCTCAGACCCACGATTTTGAGGGCGGCATGATCGATGACACGGATCGTATTTTTGATATGATAATCAAAGACCCTTTGCTTGACGGCGTCACTTTCAGCGGGGGAGAACCTTTCTGTCAGTGTTCCGCTCTTCTCTCACTGGCTGAAAAGATACGCGGATTCAAAGAACGCAGACTGAATATCATAAGTTATACAGGTTACACTTTTGAACAGCTTATTGAGCGAGGGAAGACCGAACCTGACTGCAAGGCTCTGCTTGAAAAGCTTGATTATCTGGTTGACGGAAGATTCGAGGAAGAAAAACGTTCTCTCGAGCTGAAATTCCGTGGAAGTTCAAATCAGCGTTTTATCGATGTTCAGCGCTCTCTGAAAGAGGGTAAAGCAGTTGAGGTCGATGATTCGTTGCTTTGA